Proteins from a genomic interval of Emys orbicularis isolate rEmyOrb1 chromosome 3 unlocalized genomic scaffold, rEmyOrb1.hap1 SUPER_3_unloc_1, whole genome shotgun sequence:
- the LOC135894777 gene encoding ALK tyrosine kinase receptor-like has product MKAASLSPFFVATVLLSFPPALSLEERTPLAGSRPGQQLQREPPSFSRLQRKSLAVDFIVPSLFRTYLRDLLLGGGEAVGWLRARCSLVLECSPLLRAANSWLPGAGSPQQPARPRALSKVLEGGSVRKLRRAKQLVLEVGEGSLREGCAWDPTQAAGEEAEPAAGELEFNLTELFSWWIRSGEGRLRIRLMPERKAAFMGRESSLSAAIRASQPRLLFQISRRGEQLRCVPWRYNLRPYKLSVST; this is encoded by the coding sequence ATGAAAGCTGCCAGCCTTTCCCCCTTCTTTGTGGCCACCgtgctcctctccttccccccagccctgagcttggAAGAGAGGACCCCTCTCGCCGGCTCCCGGcctgggcagcagctgcagcgAGAACCCCCCAGCTTCTCCCGGCTCCAGAGGAAGAGCCTGGCGGTAGATTTCATCGTCCCTTCCCTGTTCCGGACCTACCTGCGGGACCTGCTGCTGGGCGGAGGGGAAGCAGTGGGCTGGCTCCGGGCGCGCTGCAGCCTGGTGCTGGAGTGCTCGCCCCTGCTTCGGGCGGCGAACTCCTGGCTTCCCGGGGCCGGATCCCCGCAGCAGCCAGCCCGGCCTCGAGCCCTCTCCAAGGTGCTGGAAGGGGGCTCGGTGCGAAAGCTCCGCCGAGccaagcagctggtgctggaggtgggagaggggagccTGCGGGAGGGCTGCGCCTGGGACCCGACCCAGGCAGCGGGCGAAGAAGCAGAGCCAGCTGCGGGCGAGCTGGAGTTTAACCTCACCGAGCTGTTCAGCTGGTGGATCCGCTCCGGAGAAGGAAGGCTGAGGATCCGGCTGATGCCCGAGAGGAAAGCGGCATTCATGGGCAGGGAGAGCAGCTTATCCGCGGCGATCAGAGcctcccagccccgcctgctcTTTCAGATCTCCAGGAGAGGTGAGCAGTTGCGTTGCGTGCCCTGGCGTTATAACTTGCGCCCGTATAAGCTCAGTGTTTCCACCTAG